The window GGAGTCATGTGCGCAACTTATTCTACCtcattttttacattattatgcttcaaattttgttatatgtaacaaacaaacaatcgcAAGTCTCTTATCTTCGTTTCGCTTACAACTTTGTCTATCCGCAGTTTTTCTTGGAGCGAGAAACGCCAGGATGCTTCTTTTCTCCCTGGTAATGTGAAATCTTCATGTTCGCATATAATCCACATTATTAATCAACTATGCAGCTATACAAGTTTAGAATATAAACACTTAACCAATGTCAGAGTATATATTAAAGATGGTGAGAATGTGGTGCAGGCACCCAGATGGTATTCTTTATACTGAATGTGGTATTGGCAGTCGGGGTTCTTTGGACGTTCAAACCGTTTCTAGGTGAAAGACAACATTAAGAAGCCACATCggattgtattttgattgtagAATATTGTATTTGTCTGATGCCAGAGTTATACCAGAGATCATGTGTGTTTAATAATATGGCACGGggggaaaaaaacttattagaCTACGTACTGTCATCATCCTCTGTATGTTTTTTCTTTCGGTGTCAATGTGAAGTCATCCTCTGTATGTTTATTGGACAAGTTGTTCACAAAATCTTGTCTCTGTGAGAACAGTTGtaagaagatattttaaaaataaaattgttttgtaaattagTACAAcgtatgtcatttttttttcacaacatGCCATTTTTCATTGTATCAGATACACTGTGCCCGGATTAAGTTTCTACAGGTTGGATTTAATTTGGACGTCCAAATTCGTGGGTTccgaaaggaaaaaaaaaatagtaatttttcggacaacaaaattttatgacaAATCTCGTAACTTAGGAGGGATCGAATATATCTGCATCCGTATAAGTTGCGTTTTAGACTCTAGTATTGGTCgttatcaaatcaaatcttGGAATAGTTAGTATTATAACAACGAGTAGATTTAATAAAGGTTTCTACGTACATGATGTTTTCGCGATAATGGCTACAAAAAACACCTCTTCAAATTGTTCAAACTCTTCTGAACGTAGACGGAACTCAATCTCTATGAACACAACAAGTACACAACAAAAAATCGCAACCGTTTATCTCTAAGTCCAAACCGCAGACGTGTCGCTTCAAATTTACTTGTTGTAGCTTACACGTCAATACACAAGATAATGATCTCTCTTTCTAAAACAATCTTCAGTTCTtcacgtgtgtgtgtgtgtgtgttttttttttttaaattcaaacatGCAGACGAAGTGGAACATATCAAAACGCAGACTTGTTGTCGATAGCGAGAGTGTGCCTCACCTCACGCGCTTGCAAGGTGAGAGATGTATGTGCACATGTCATATTCCTTTGGTGGAGTCATACTTTTGTACCATCAAACTAGTCATAGTCATACATAATAAAACGTTACTAAATGGTGtcaacaaccaaaatcaaaaaaagtaaatcaaaaaggttattgacaaaaaagaaaacaaaaacaaaacaaaacagtaacATCATCATCCTCACACACCAATCACACAAATAACGTAAtcaaaaaattgttattatcccacttttaaaagaagaaactttttgttttctgccAAACACTTCAATACAAAGAGACGACCGCCGTCGCCGGGAAGTGACGTCACCAAAAATGGGTGCCACAGAGCCCGTACGATAACATCTCAGTCCGAGTCCTGCATTTTTCCTAGCAATCACTCTCTTCTTTTGCTAAAATAGTCTTCTTTTGTTAATgatcagtttttatttttccttttgaagGAGGTGgagagagaaagcaaaggagagaCGTTAAAGATAGAcaaggaagaaacagagaagaagcaaagaagaggaGGAGTAAAGGATATggaagaggaggaaggagaagagtcaAAGGATAAAGATGAAATTAGTCACCATAGATTTTTAGCGAGCTTGAACAGATTAAACCCAACTAACCCTCTTAGGATCATTGTTAATGGCGGTGGTGGTTCTAGATTCACTACGCCTACGCCTCCTCCGCCTACCAATCTCGCACAACCACTCCGATCTTCCTTAAGACAGCCACATCCGCCGCCGCCACCACGGCCTCTGACGCCTCCTACCTTCGTGCCAGAAGAGCCTCAACCTCAGActcctccgcctccttctcAAAATCAAACTCGTTCCATCTTCACACCAACCCCTCAAGTAATTCCCTTTCCTTTTTGCATTTCAGTctcaaagttttcattttttcaggGAATTAAGTAGTAATTTGGTTGGTTCTGTAGATTTGGAGGAAActgataaaaatttgaactttATTGAGAATTTTGGTGGGTGTTGTTTGAAATTAGTTAGGATTTCTAAGTTGGGTGAGTTGAAAGTTTCCTAATTTATTTGGTTTGCAGCCAACGTTGGCATCACTGAATTCAACCAAGTACACAAACAAGTTCTTTCTGCTGCTCTTCATATTTCACAAGGTTGTTGCTATTGGGTTTGTGTGCTTCCTTGTCTTCAGAGGCGTCCAAGGTCTTATTGGATCCAATGGTCGTGTCAAAAGGAAAGAGCAAAAGATCCTCAGATTCCTACTTCCACAAGTCGAAGCTGCGTCACTCTTGAGCATCGTTCTCGCATTCCTCTGGCAAATGGCATTCCGGATTTGGCCTGAGTTCATGATTCACTTCATACTTTGGAGTACCTTTTTGATGTCTTTATCCTCAGGGATTCTCTTACTGTGTTTTCAGATGCCAGCCACTGATGCTGTTGGGGTTTGCCTCATTGCATTCTCAATTGGCAATGGTTTATATGCTTGTTGGGTCACTCGCAGAATCAAATTCTGTTCCAAGATTTTGGTCAAGTCGTTAGAACCTGTTTCCAAGTTCTCGGATTTGAATTTACCCACCTACTACATGTTAGCTGCTGGTTTCATCTGGATGTCTCTTTGGATTTTTGGTGTCATTGGTGCCTTGAACTTCTATTTCCCACCACTTGTGATTATTGGCTTGGTGTTAAGCCTGGCTTGGACGACGGAAGTGATGAGGAATGTTGTTAATCTAACTGTGAGTAGGGTCATTGCTTTGTACTATCTAAGGGGAATGCAGTCTAGTACCCGGTTTAGTTTCCAAAGGGCCTTGTCTCGTAACCTCGGGAGCGCGTGTTTAGGATCTTTGTTTGTTCCAACAATAGAAGCCTTAAGAATCTTGGCAAGAGGATTGAATTTGCTCAAGGGTGAAGATGAGTTCATGTTTTGTTGCGCTAACTGCTGTCTCAGACTCATGGACTTCATATTCGAGCATGGAAATGGCTGGGCCTTTGTACAGGTACTATCAACTAGTTCTTTAAACCATGTCACTCTCATTTTTCGTATATTCGAatcatttttatcattttcaagGGAGTAGAGTAGGTAACAACTAGTTTGTCATGATCTCTCCTaattattatattgtatatatctgCAGCAgtcattttggtttctttatataaatatcTTCTTGCAAAGATTCAGTCTAGTAACAGTATTATAATCAAGTTGGTTGTGGTGAGTCtttgttttttactcttttttcgGATATGAGAATCTTGCATCATCTTGAGAAGTCGAGGCACAACCACATGCATTTCTGCATTTTTAACAATTATTTTGAATCACATAAATAGTACACTTAAGTTTTGGAATCAATAGTATTGGGTCATTTGTGCCTTAATAGTAAGTTTATTGTACAAATAATCTAACTTTTAAGTGGGTAACAGCAGACGGGGCAAAACTAGACTAGATCACTATCCATTCACCACTCACTAAGTAGTCTTGTTGTTACAGATAGCTGCTTATGGGAAGGGATTTGTGAGGGCGTCGCAAGACACGTGGAAACTGTTTGAGGATGTAGATATGGTTGAGATCATAGATGCAGACATAACAAGCTCCATCTGCTTCCTCACGGGGATCTGCAGCGGATGCGTCTGTGTGATTGTCGTGGCTGCTTGGACTCATACAGTTTACAAACCTTTTACAGCCACCATCTCCTTACTTGCCTTCTTCATTGGATACCTCATGGTAAATAACACTTATACTATTGAACTCTAAAAGGTTTTTGATTCAACTGTATTCTCatcatatataatcattttgtttttggtgggAATGTGTTAACAGACAAGGATCTCAATGGCATTGCCACACGCCTGCGTAGGTTGCTACTACACTTGCTACGCGGAGAATCCAGAAAACAGATTCTTCgacaataaaccaataaaagatAGGCAAGCTTTGATAAAAAATGGACGTGTTGCTGTCACCACCCCTAGAGTTCGCCGTGCTCTAGCCTAGCTTNNNNNNNNNNNNNNNNNNNNNNNNNNNNNNNNNNNNNNNNNNNNNNNNNNNNNNNNNNNNNNNNNNNNNNNNNNNNNNNNNNNNNNNNNNNNNNNNNNNNNNNNNNNNNNNNNNNNNNNNNNNNNNNNNNNNNNNNNNNNNNNNNNNNNNNNNNNNNNNNNNNNNNNNNNNNNNNNNNNNNNNNNNNNNNNNNNNNNNNNNNNNNNNNNNNNNNNNNNNNNNNNNNNNNNNNNNNNNNNNNNNNNNNNNNNNNNNNNNNNNNNNNNNNNNNNNNNNNNNNNNNNNNNNNNNNNNNNNNNNNNNNNNNNNNNNNNNNNNNNNNNNNNNNNNNNNNNNNNNNNNNNNNNNNNNNNNNNNNNNNNNNNNNNNNNNNNNNNNNNNNNNNNNNNNNNNNNNNNNNNNNNNNNNNNNNNNNNNNNNNNNNNNNNNNNNNNNNNNNNNNNNNNNNNNNNNNNNNNNNNNNNNNNNNNNNNNNNNNNNNNNNNNNNNNNNNNNNNNNNNNNNNNNNNNNNNNNNNNNNNNNNNNNNNNNNNNNNNNNNNNNNNNNNNNNNNNNNNNNNNNNNNNNNNNNNNNNNNNNNNNNNNNNNNNNNNNNNNNNNNNNNNNNNNNNNNNNNNNNNNNNNNNNNNNNNNNNNNNNNNNNNNNNNNNNNNNNNNNNNNNNNNNNNNNNNNNNNNNNNNNNNNNNNNNNNNNNNNNNNNNNNNNNNNNNNNNNNNNNNNNNNNNNNNNNNNNNNNNNNNNNNNNNNNNNNNNNNNNNNNNNNNNNNNNNNNNNNNNNNNNNNNNNNNNNNNNNNNNNNNNNNNNNNNNNNNNNNNNNNNNNNNNNNNNNNNNNNNNNNNNNNNNNNNNNNNNNNNNNNNNNNNNNNNNNNNNNNNNNNNNNNNNNNNNNNNNNNNNNNNNNNNNNNNNNNNNNNNNNNNNNNNNNNNNNNNNNNNNNNNNNNNNNNNNNNNNNNNNNNNNNNNNNNNNNNNNNNNNNNNNNNNNNNNNNNNNNNNNNNNNNNNNNNNNNNNNNNNNNNNNNNNNNNNNNNNNNNNNNNNNNNNNNNNNNNNNNNNNNNNNNNNNNNNNNNNNNNNNNNNNNNNNNNNNNNNNNNNNNNNNNNNNNNNNNNNNNNNNNNNNNNNNNNNNNNNNNNNNNNNNNNNNNNNNNNNNNNNNNNNNNNNNNNNNNNNNNNNNNNNNNNNNNNNNNNNNNNNNNNNNNNNNNNNNNNNNNNNNNNNNNNNNNNNNNNNNNNNNNNNNNNNNNNNNNNNNNNNNNNNNNNNNNNNNNNNNNNNNNNNNNNNNNNNNNNNNNNNNNNNNNNNNNNNNNNNNNNNNNNNNNNNNNNNNNNNNNTGCAGCGGATGCGTCTGTGTGATTGTCGTGGCTGCTTGGACTCATACAGTTTACAAACCTTTTACAGCCACCATCTCCTTACTTGCCTTCTTCATTGGATACCTCATGGTAAATAACACTTATACTATTGAACTCTAAAAGGTTTTTGATTCAACTGTATTCTCatcatatataatcattttgtttttggtgggAATGTGTTAACAGACAAGGATCTCAATGGCATTGCCACACGCCTGCGTAGGTTGCTACTACACTTGCTACGCGGAGAATCCAGAAAACAGATTCTTCgacaataaaccaataaaagatAGGCAAGCTTTGATAAAAAATGGACGTGTTGCTGTCACCACCCCTAGAGTTCGCCGTGCTCTAGCCTAGcttaatcatcatttttttatttcctgCATGATTGATTGATATGGCTCTAGGTGTTAAATTTTTCAGAAATCAATAAATTTAGttacaaatttgtatttaaatatgaaaaattaatttaataacagaaagagtgaagaagagtcCAACAATATCATCAGTGGGGTAAGGAAGAATTTGTGGATAGACATAAGCTCGTGACATCAACACAATCCAACTAATGTGCCAAAAGCCAAGTTGGCTGAGcttttttttactcttcttttttttgcttctttgttgttGGTGAGACCCTCCTCTCAATTACTTTCTTCTGtacatattttattcttttgttcctttctGTAAATGAGTATATTCcattctcaaaattttaaaagtagcttgttttttaaactttttgtaGTCCATTCTCAGTTTCTATAAGTTGTTATAAACCGGGAGGCCCATCAAAGCCCAGTTACAAGAATCCTGATAAACCGATCTCTAAAGAACAATCTTATCATCACATGAAATCTAAAATACGCCACGTGATTCGTTGATGACACACGAACCCCgaatactcaaaaaaaaataaaaaaattcaaacctgTGGTCGAATTTTATCCTCGCGCTGAACTAGCATCCACAGGTGAAAGACGAAGAATAGAGAagagagctctctctctctctcctcctcagacgcacacacacacacacacaaatggCCATCGCGAGTGGGTCGTGGGTAGCCACCGTGAACCACCATACAAATCCCCACAGCTTCACCTCTCCGACGAAacacattttctttctttcacaaaAGCCTCACCATTCCCATGTCTGCTGCTCTCTCGTTCTCGAGGAAGATGAAAAGAAGTCGCCTGGTCCGAAAGAAGACAAGTGGCCACTTTTCGGACCGGGCACAGATGGTCTTAACCGGGTCTTATCCAGGTTTCTCCGAGACCCGGAAACCCGAAAACTTTCTTCTGAATTCTTCGAGAAAGCTAAGGAGAACTCAGAGTTGAGGACGACCAAGCATCTGA is drawn from Camelina sativa cultivar DH55 chromosome 8, Cs, whole genome shotgun sequence and contains these coding sequences:
- the LOC104705636 gene encoding protein PNS1-like; this encodes MEEEEGEESKDKDEISHHRFLASLNRLNPTNPLRIIVNGGGGSRFTTPTPPPPTNLAQPLRSSLRQPHPPPPPRPLTPPTFVPEEPQPQTPPPPSQNQTRSIFTPTPQPTLASLNSTKYTNKFFLLLFIFHKVVAIGFVCFLVFRGVQGLIGSNGRVKRKEQKILRFLLPQVEAASLLSIVLAFLWQMAFRIWPEFMIHFILWSTFLMSLSSGILLLCFQMPATDAVGVCLIAFSIGNGLYACWVTRRIKFCSKILVKSLEPVSKFSDLNLPTYYMLAAGFIWMSLWIFGVIGALNFYFPPLVIIGLVLSLAWTTEVMRNVVNLTVSRVIALYYLRGMQSSTRFSFQRALSRNLGSACLGSLFVPTIEALRILARGLNLLKGEDEFMFCCANCCLRLMDFIFEHGNGWAFVQIAAYGKGFVRASQDTWKLFEDVDMVEIIDADITSSICFLTGICSGCVCVIVVAAWTHTVYKPFTATISLLAFFIGYLMTRISMALPHACVGCYYTCYAENPENRFFDNKPIKDRQALIKNGRVAVTTPRVRRALA